Proteins co-encoded in one Streptomyces sp. JH34 genomic window:
- a CDS encoding dipeptidase, which produces MTARPISETVASLMPRAKTELAELVAFRSVADPAQFPRSECEAAAGWVADALRAEDFQDVALLDTPDGTQSVYGYLPGPAGAPTVLLYAHYDVQPPLDESAWLSPPFELTERDGRWFGRGAADCKGGFIMHLLALRALKANGGVPVSVKVIAEGSEEQGTGGLERYAEAHPELLAADTIVIGDTGNFRVGLPTVTATLRGMTMLRVRLDTLEGNLHSGQFGGAAPDALAAMIQLLASLRAEDGTTTVDGLTTDAAWDGLQYPEGEFRTDAKVLDGVELIGTGTVADRVWARPAVTVIGIDCPPVVGATPSLQASARAQISLRVPPGQDAADATKLLTAHLESHTPWGARVSVEQVGQGQPFRADITSPAYTSMAEAMRLAYPGEEMQSSGMGGSIPLCNTLAALYPEAEILLIGLSEPEAQIHAVNESVSPAELERLSVAEALFLRNYAESKTG; this is translated from the coding sequence ATGACCGCCCGTCCGATTTCCGAGACCGTCGCCTCGCTGATGCCCCGCGCGAAGACGGAGCTCGCCGAGCTGGTGGCCTTCCGGTCGGTGGCGGACCCCGCGCAGTTCCCCAGGAGCGAGTGCGAGGCGGCGGCCGGCTGGGTCGCCGACGCGCTGCGCGCCGAGGACTTCCAGGACGTCGCCCTGCTCGACACCCCCGACGGAACGCAGTCGGTGTACGGCTACCTGCCCGGTCCGGCCGGAGCTCCCACGGTCCTGCTCTACGCGCACTACGACGTGCAGCCTCCGCTGGACGAGTCCGCCTGGCTCTCCCCGCCGTTCGAGCTGACCGAGCGGGACGGCCGCTGGTTCGGCCGGGGTGCCGCGGACTGCAAGGGCGGCTTCATCATGCACCTGCTCGCGCTGCGCGCCCTCAAGGCGAACGGCGGCGTCCCGGTCTCCGTCAAGGTGATCGCGGAGGGCTCCGAGGAGCAGGGCACGGGCGGCCTCGAACGCTACGCCGAGGCACACCCGGAGCTGCTCGCCGCCGACACGATCGTCATCGGTGACACCGGCAACTTCCGTGTCGGGCTGCCCACCGTCACCGCCACGCTTCGGGGCATGACCATGCTGCGGGTGCGGCTGGACACCCTCGAGGGGAACCTGCACTCGGGGCAGTTCGGCGGCGCGGCCCCGGACGCGCTGGCCGCGATGATCCAGCTGCTGGCCTCCCTTCGCGCGGAGGACGGTACGACGACGGTCGACGGGCTCACGACCGACGCGGCGTGGGACGGGCTGCAGTACCCGGAGGGCGAGTTCCGCACGGACGCCAAGGTGCTCGACGGTGTGGAGCTGATCGGCACGGGGACGGTCGCCGACCGCGTCTGGGCGCGGCCCGCGGTCACCGTCATCGGCATCGACTGCCCGCCGGTCGTCGGAGCCACCCCGTCGCTGCAGGCGAGTGCCCGGGCCCAGATCAGCCTGCGCGTGCCGCCGGGCCAGGACGCGGCCGACGCCACGAAGTTGCTGACCGCCCACCTGGAGTCCCACACCCCCTGGGGAGCGCGGGTCTCCGTCGAACAGGTCGGCCAGGGGCAGCCCTTCCGCGCCGACATCACCAGTCCCGCCTACACCTCGATGGCCGAGGCCATGCGGCTGGCGTACCCGGGTGAGGAGATGCAGTCCTCCGGCATGGGCGGCTCCATCCCGCTGTGCAACACCCTGGCCGCCCTGTATCCGGAGGCGGAGATCCTGCTCATCGGGCTGAGCGAGCCCGAGGCGCAGATCCACGCCGTGAACGAGAGCGTCTCCCCCGCGGAGCTCGAGCGGCTCTCGGTCGCCGAGGCGCTGTTCCTGCGGAACTACGCGGAGTCCAAGACGGGCTGA
- a CDS encoding LacI family DNA-binding transcriptional regulator, with translation MAETARPSESRYGNRPTMKDVAARAGVGLKTVSRVVNSEPGVTPDTERRVQEAIEALGFRRNDSARVLRKGRTASIGLVLEDLADPFYGPLSRAVEEVARAHGALLINGSSAEDPEREQELVLALCARRVDGLIVIPAGDDHRYLEPEMKAGIATVFVDRPAGRVDADMVLSDSYGGARAGVAHLVAHGHRRIGFIGDQPRIHTATERLRGYHAALTDAGITVEDPWVSLGPTDPARVRAAAEAMLAGPEPVTALFAGNNRVTVTAVRVLAECDRRIALVGFDDIELADLLGITVISQDAAAVGRTAAEHLFRRLDGAAHAPARVELPTRLIARGSGELPPA, from the coding sequence GTGGCCGAGACCGCCCGCCCTTCCGAGTCCCGCTACGGCAACAGGCCGACCATGAAGGACGTGGCGGCCCGCGCCGGAGTAGGCCTCAAGACGGTCTCACGCGTGGTGAACAGCGAGCCCGGCGTCACCCCCGACACCGAGCGCCGCGTCCAGGAGGCCATCGAGGCACTCGGCTTCCGCCGCAACGACAGCGCACGCGTCCTGCGCAAGGGCCGCACCGCGTCCATCGGCCTGGTACTGGAGGACCTCGCGGACCCCTTCTACGGCCCGTTGAGCCGAGCCGTGGAAGAGGTGGCGCGCGCCCACGGCGCGCTGCTCATCAACGGTTCCAGCGCCGAGGACCCGGAGCGCGAGCAGGAGCTCGTCCTCGCGCTCTGCGCCCGGCGGGTGGACGGCCTCATCGTCATCCCGGCCGGCGACGACCACCGCTATCTGGAGCCCGAGATGAAGGCGGGCATCGCCACCGTGTTCGTCGACCGTCCGGCGGGCCGGGTCGACGCGGACATGGTCCTCTCGGACAGCTACGGCGGAGCGCGCGCCGGCGTCGCTCACCTGGTCGCGCACGGCCACCGCAGGATCGGATTCATCGGGGACCAGCCGCGCATCCACACCGCCACGGAACGCCTGCGCGGGTACCACGCGGCCCTGACCGACGCCGGAATCACGGTCGAGGACCCCTGGGTATCCCTCGGCCCGACCGACCCGGCCCGGGTCAGGGCCGCCGCCGAAGCCATGCTGGCCGGCCCCGAGCCGGTGACGGCGCTCTTCGCGGGCAACAACCGGGTGACGGTGACCGCCGTCCGCGTGCTCGCCGAGTGCGACCGCCGGATCGCCCTGGTCGGGTTCGACGACATCGAGCTGGCCGACCTTCTCGGCATCACGGTCATCTCGCAGGACGCGGCCGCGGTCGGCCGCACCGCGGCGGAACACCTGTTCCGCCGCCTCGACGGCGCAGCTCACGCCCCCGCGAGGGTGGAGCTCCCGACCCGGCTCATCGCACGCGGATCCGGGGAGCTCCCGCCCGCGTGA
- a CDS encoding NUDIX hydrolase encodes MIVWINGAFSAGKTDAACELIDLIPNSTLYDPGLTGGELRRLLPQKKLAEVTDFQDLPMWRRLVVDTAAALLAELPGVLVVPMTLLRQDYRDEIFGGLASRRIPVRHVLLSPEETILRRRIAEREDRADDPEHSERIRQWAYEHIEPYRAALGWMSQDAHTIDTSGLTPYGTAERIAEALRTGEARECGIVQTPEPRAETVASGVLLFDEQDRVLLVDPTYKPGWEFPGGVVEPGEAPAQAGIREVAEEIGLHLDTVPKLLVVDWEAPKPPAYGGLRFLFDGGRLRGDEAATLLLPGSELRGWRFVTEEEAAGMLPPTRFERLRWALRARERSTVLNLEAGVPVGGR; translated from the coding sequence GTGATCGTCTGGATCAACGGTGCGTTCAGTGCGGGCAAGACCGACGCCGCGTGCGAACTGATCGATCTGATCCCGAACAGCACCTTGTACGACCCCGGGCTGACAGGCGGGGAACTACGCCGGCTGCTGCCCCAGAAGAAGCTCGCCGAAGTGACCGACTTCCAGGACCTGCCCATGTGGCGGCGCCTCGTGGTCGACACCGCCGCGGCGCTTCTCGCCGAACTCCCCGGGGTGCTGGTCGTCCCGATGACGCTGCTGAGACAGGACTACCGCGACGAGATATTCGGCGGACTCGCCTCGCGGCGCATACCGGTGCGCCATGTACTGCTCTCACCTGAGGAAACGATCCTGCGCAGACGGATCGCCGAACGTGAGGATCGCGCCGACGATCCCGAGCACAGCGAGCGGATCCGGCAGTGGGCCTATGAGCACATCGAGCCCTACCGGGCGGCGCTCGGGTGGATGTCCCAGGACGCCCACACGATCGACACCAGCGGCCTCACCCCGTACGGGACGGCCGAGCGGATCGCCGAGGCGCTGCGCACCGGCGAGGCCAGGGAGTGCGGCATCGTGCAGACTCCCGAACCGCGGGCGGAGACCGTCGCGTCGGGGGTGCTGCTCTTCGACGAACAGGACCGGGTGCTCCTCGTCGATCCCACCTACAAGCCCGGCTGGGAGTTCCCCGGCGGCGTGGTGGAACCCGGCGAGGCCCCGGCGCAGGCAGGGATACGGGAGGTCGCCGAGGAGATCGGGCTGCACCTGGACACGGTGCCCAAGCTCCTGGTGGTCGACTGGGAGGCACCGAAGCCACCTGCGTACGGAGGTCTTCGCTTCCTGTTCGACGGCGGACGTCTGCGCGGCGACGAGGCCGCGACGCTGCTGCTCCCGGGTTCGGAGCTGCGCGGCTGGCGGTTCGTCACCGAGGAGGAGGCGGCGGGGATGCTCCCGCCGACGCGCTTCGAGCGGCTGCGCTGGGCGCTGCGGGCCCGTGAGCGGTCCACCGTGCTGAACCTCGAGGCCGGGGTGCCCGTGGGCGGCCGGTAG
- a CDS encoding TetR/AcrR family transcriptional regulator: protein MSTIRGARERARVEVTAAIKDEARKQLAAEGAAKLSLRAVARALGMVSSALYRYFPSRDDLLTALIVDAYDAVGEAAESARTASGGSTGPHPARWTAVACAVRDWALAHPHEYALIYGSPVPGYTAPLDTVGPASRVGQVFIGLVRDAHLAEGLAVPPLSAELRPEAVRMAADLAPGLPPAVVTALVSAWAQLFGLISFELFGQFERVVEAREQFFRHAVHELGRSVGLLDGRPAR, encoded by the coding sequence ATGAGCACCATTCGAGGAGCCAGGGAACGCGCCCGCGTCGAAGTCACCGCGGCGATCAAGGACGAGGCCAGGAAGCAGCTCGCGGCCGAGGGTGCCGCGAAGCTCTCCCTGCGCGCCGTGGCCCGGGCTCTCGGCATGGTGTCCTCCGCGCTCTACCGCTACTTCCCCAGCCGGGACGACCTGCTGACGGCCCTCATCGTCGACGCCTACGACGCGGTGGGCGAAGCCGCGGAGTCGGCCCGTACGGCATCCGGCGGTTCGACGGGCCCCCACCCCGCCCGCTGGACGGCGGTCGCCTGCGCGGTCCGGGACTGGGCCCTCGCTCACCCTCACGAGTACGCGCTGATCTACGGCTCGCCCGTCCCCGGATACACCGCTCCGCTGGACACCGTCGGCCCTGCCTCCCGTGTGGGCCAGGTCTTCATCGGTCTCGTGCGCGACGCCCACCTCGCCGAAGGTCTCGCCGTCCCTCCGCTGAGCGCCGAACTGCGTCCCGAGGCCGTGCGTATGGCAGCCGATCTTGCCCCCGGCCTTCCGCCCGCCGTCGTGACGGCCCTGGTCTCCGCGTGGGCGCAGCTCTTCGGGCTGATCTCCTTCGAACTCTTCGGCCAGTTCGAGCGGGTGGTGGAGGCGCGTGAACAGTTCTTCCGGCACGCCGTTCACGAGCTCGGGCGCTCGGTGGGCCTGCTCGACGGCCGCCCCGCACGCTGA
- a CDS encoding MFS transporter: MPRVNKLRTAPSGGLGGATAPLPPACLRTALTVFFALDGFLFAGWVVRIPAIKHRTGATASTLGLALLGVSAGAVITMMLTGRLCRRFGSHAVTVVCGVLLSLSIALPARTGSALSLGLVLLLFGAAYGGMNVAMNSAAVDLVAELRRPVMPSFHAAFSFGGMAGAGLGGLVAGGLSPATHLAALTCVGLVVTAVTGPALLRGGTVTSSSGQPAANAPEPRKGTSARARRIVILFGVIALCTAYGEGALAEWGALHLSQDLGASPGPAAAGYSLFALTMAVGRLTGTTLLERFGQTRTLVAGGATAAAGMLLGALAPALWLALLGFAVAGLGLANIFPVAVGRAGALAGPSGVAAASTLGYGGMLLGPPVIGFLADWISLPVALTTVTLLAATAAVLGYSARHATNS, translated from the coding sequence GTGCCGCGCGTAAACAAACTGCGGACGGCCCCGTCGGGGGGACTTGGCGGAGCCACCGCCCCACTTCCGCCGGCCTGCCTCCGCACCGCCCTGACCGTGTTCTTCGCCCTCGACGGCTTCCTCTTCGCCGGCTGGGTGGTCCGCATCCCGGCCATCAAGCACCGGACGGGAGCCACCGCCTCCACCCTCGGACTCGCCCTGCTCGGCGTCTCCGCGGGCGCGGTGATCACCATGATGCTCACCGGGCGGCTCTGCCGGCGCTTCGGAAGCCATGCGGTCACCGTGGTCTGCGGCGTACTGCTGTCACTGAGCATCGCTCTTCCCGCACGGACGGGTTCGGCTCTCTCGCTCGGCCTGGTGCTGCTGCTCTTCGGCGCCGCGTACGGCGGGATGAACGTGGCGATGAACAGCGCGGCCGTCGATCTGGTGGCGGAGCTGCGCCGCCCGGTGATGCCCAGCTTCCACGCAGCGTTCAGCTTCGGTGGTATGGCCGGCGCGGGGCTGGGCGGCCTGGTCGCGGGCGGCCTCTCGCCCGCGACGCACCTCGCCGCCCTGACGTGCGTCGGCCTCGTCGTCACCGCGGTCACCGGGCCCGCACTCCTGCGCGGTGGGACCGTCACGTCTTCCTCGGGGCAGCCGGCGGCGAACGCCCCGGAGCCGCGGAAGGGGACGAGCGCCCGGGCACGCCGGATCGTGATCCTCTTCGGCGTCATCGCCCTCTGCACGGCCTACGGCGAGGGGGCACTGGCCGAGTGGGGCGCACTGCACCTCAGCCAGGACCTGGGGGCGTCCCCCGGCCCCGCCGCCGCCGGATACTCCCTGTTCGCACTGACGATGGCCGTCGGCAGACTCACCGGCACCACGCTCCTCGAACGGTTCGGACAGACCCGCACCCTCGTGGCGGGCGGGGCGACGGCCGCGGCGGGGATGCTGCTCGGCGCACTGGCCCCGGCCCTCTGGCTCGCGCTGCTCGGCTTCGCGGTGGCCGGTCTGGGCCTGGCCAACATATTTCCCGTCGCGGTCGGCAGGGCGGGCGCACTGGCCGGGCCCAGCGGGGTGGCCGCCGCGTCGACACTGGGGTACGGCGGGATGCTCCTGGGACCGCCGGTGATCGGCTTCCTCGCCGACTGGATCTCCCTTCCGGTGGCCCTCACCACCGTGACACTGCTCGCCGCCACGGCGGCGGTCCTGGGTTACTCGGCCCGCCACGCGACGAACAGCTGA
- a CDS encoding geranylgeranyl reductase family protein, whose translation MSSENADAGREPDESSSVPQESSVWDVVVVGAGPAGASAAYAAAVAGRRVLLLEKAEIPRYKTCGGGIIGFSRDSLPPGFELPLKDRIHAVTFSLNGKLARTRKSKRMLFGLINRPEFDAGLVEEAQKAGAELRTGVAVTRVEQHGTAVPDRRTVAVVLAGGETVLARAVVGADGSAGRIGAHVGVKLDQVDLGLEAEIPVPETVAEDWAGRVLIDWGPMPGSYGWVFPKGDTLTVGVISARGDGAGTKRYLEDFVGRLGLAGFEPTISSGHLTRCRSEDSPLSRGRVVVCGDAAGLLEPWTREGISFALRSGRLAGEWAVRIAESHDAVDARRQALNYAFAIKAGLGVEMSVGRRMLKLFERRPGLLHAVLTGFRPAWNAFAGITRGTTSLAELVRSHPLAQRALHAMDRQGADRVSSRP comes from the coding sequence GTGAGCAGCGAGAACGCAGACGCCGGACGTGAGCCGGATGAGTCGTCGTCGGTACCGCAGGAGTCCTCGGTATGGGACGTCGTCGTGGTCGGCGCGGGTCCGGCCGGGGCTTCCGCGGCGTATGCGGCGGCCGTCGCAGGCCGCCGGGTGCTGTTGCTGGAGAAGGCGGAGATCCCGCGCTACAAGACATGCGGCGGCGGAATCATCGGGTTCTCGCGGGATTCCCTGCCCCCCGGGTTCGAACTGCCCCTGAAGGACCGGATCCACGCGGTCACCTTCTCGCTCAACGGGAAGCTGGCGCGCACCCGCAAGTCCAAGCGGATGCTCTTCGGGCTGATCAACCGGCCGGAGTTCGACGCCGGTCTGGTGGAGGAGGCACAGAAGGCGGGCGCCGAGCTGCGCACGGGCGTGGCGGTGACGCGGGTCGAGCAGCACGGCACCGCGGTGCCCGACCGGCGCACGGTCGCCGTGGTGCTGGCCGGCGGTGAGACGGTGCTCGCACGCGCCGTCGTCGGCGCGGACGGGAGCGCGGGCCGGATAGGGGCCCATGTGGGTGTGAAGCTCGACCAGGTGGACCTCGGACTCGAGGCGGAGATCCCTGTTCCCGAGACGGTCGCCGAGGACTGGGCGGGCCGGGTGCTCATCGACTGGGGTCCGATGCCCGGGAGTTACGGCTGGGTCTTCCCCAAGGGCGACACACTGACCGTCGGAGTGATCTCGGCGCGCGGCGACGGGGCGGGCACCAAGCGGTACCTGGAGGACTTCGTCGGCCGGCTGGGCCTTGCGGGCTTCGAGCCGACGATCTCCTCCGGTCATCTGACCCGCTGCCGCAGTGAGGACTCGCCGCTCTCCCGCGGAAGGGTCGTGGTCTGCGGCGACGCCGCCGGGCTGCTGGAGCCCTGGACCAGGGAGGGGATCTCCTTCGCCCTGCGGTCCGGGCGGCTCGCGGGTGAGTGGGCGGTGCGGATCGCGGAGTCGCACGACGCGGTCGACGCCCGGCGGCAGGCACTCAACTACGCGTTCGCGATCAAGGCAGGGCTGGGCGTGGAGATGAGCGTCGGACGCCGCATGCTCAAGCTCTTCGAGCGGCGCCCCGGACTCCTGCACGCGGTGCTGACGGGCTTCCGCCCCGCCTGGAACGCCTTCGCCGGAATCACCCGGGGGACGACGTCGCTGGCCGAGCTGGTCCGCTCGCATCCGCTGGCCCAGCGCGCGCTGCACGCGATGGACCGTCAGGGGGCGGACCGGGTCAGCTCCCGGCCGTGA
- a CDS encoding ROK family protein, translating to MHTDLVAALDIGGTKIAGALVDGGGSLLVRAQRPTPAREGAEAVMSAVADVLAELTASPLWHRARAVGIGSAGPVDASAGTVSPVNVPGWRGFPLVARVASATGGLPVTLVGDGVAMTAAEHWLGAARGYDNALCMVVSTGVGGGLVLGGKLHPGPSGNAGHIGHISVDLDGDPCPCGARGCVERIASGPNIARRALENGWRPGPDGDTTAAAVAAAARAGDPVAAASFERAAQALAAGIAATATLADIDIAVIGGGVAGAGEVLFAPLRASLRDYATLSFVQGLTVTSAVMGADAGLVGAAAAASTVRPGAPNGVRAVAAP from the coding sequence ATGCATACCGACCTCGTCGCCGCGCTCGACATCGGCGGTACCAAGATCGCCGGGGCGTTGGTGGACGGCGGCGGTTCCCTCCTCGTGCGGGCGCAACGGCCGACGCCGGCACGTGAGGGCGCGGAGGCCGTGATGAGCGCGGTGGCCGACGTCCTGGCGGAGCTGACCGCCTCGCCGCTGTGGCATCGCGCGCGTGCGGTCGGCATCGGCAGCGCGGGGCCCGTGGACGCCTCGGCCGGCACGGTGAGCCCGGTCAACGTCCCCGGCTGGCGCGGCTTCCCGCTGGTGGCGCGAGTGGCCTCGGCGACCGGCGGCCTGCCGGTCACGCTCGTCGGTGACGGGGTCGCGATGACCGCGGCCGAACACTGGCTCGGCGCCGCGCGCGGCTACGACAACGCGCTGTGCATGGTCGTCTCCACCGGTGTCGGCGGAGGCCTCGTGCTCGGCGGAAAGCTGCACCCCGGTCCCTCGGGCAACGCCGGGCACATCGGTCACATCAGTGTCGACCTGGACGGCGACCCGTGCCCCTGCGGTGCGCGCGGCTGTGTCGAACGGATCGCCAGCGGGCCCAACATCGCACGCCGGGCCCTGGAGAACGGCTGGCGCCCCGGCCCGGACGGCGACACCACGGCAGCCGCGGTGGCCGCCGCCGCGCGGGCGGGAGACCCGGTGGCAGCCGCCTCGTTCGAGCGCGCCGCCCAGGCGCTCGCCGCCGGGATCGCAGCCACCGCGACCCTGGCCGACATCGACATCGCCGTGATCGGCGGGGGAGTCGCAGGCGCCGGCGAGGTGCTCTTCGCACCCCTGCGCGCGTCCTTGCGCGACTACGCCACGCTCTCCTTCGTCCAGGGCCTCACCGTGACCTCGGCGGTGATGGGCGCCGACGCGGGCCTGGTCGGGGCGGCGGCCGCGGCCTCGACGGTCCGTCCCGGTGCCCCGAACGGCGTGCGAGCCGTGGCCGCCCCGTAG
- a CDS encoding aminoglycoside phosphotransferase family protein: MRGNRVDHPRGDVLEELACVAPEIRDRLVVRFGTDVLGWCDGLPALVRELAARWDLDPVAAGGGGTSRVFRCVRRNTLAPVWLKLTPEPLIAREEAEALRVWADRPSVVTLLAADFAAGALLLESVEPGVPVGQLAWELPEVAALLRDLRVSAPGPGKHSVLRPLSHRINFLFDLTERRLAAARANGVVAPTGLGRARAAALGLAATGTAGLVHGDLHPANVLSGPGARMVAIDPRPAWGDPDFDAVDWVLEGASGPAVLEQRIEELAALVPGLSPRRVLDWCRALAALNAVPGLCAGRDDAQTRFLMTLAGG; the protein is encoded by the coding sequence GTGCGCGGGAACCGCGTCGATCACCCGCGGGGGGACGTCTTGGAGGAGTTGGCCTGCGTCGCGCCGGAGATCAGGGACCGGCTCGTGGTTCGATTCGGCACCGATGTACTCGGCTGGTGTGACGGGTTGCCGGCTCTCGTCCGTGAACTCGCCGCTCGCTGGGATCTGGATCCTGTCGCGGCGGGTGGCGGAGGCACCTCGAGGGTGTTCCGCTGCGTGCGGCGGAACACCCTCGCCCCGGTCTGGCTGAAGCTCACACCGGAGCCCTTGATCGCCCGCGAGGAGGCCGAAGCCCTGCGAGTCTGGGCGGACAGACCGTCGGTCGTCACGCTACTGGCAGCGGATTTCGCCGCCGGGGCCCTGTTGCTGGAGAGCGTGGAACCTGGAGTGCCGGTGGGGCAGCTCGCCTGGGAACTGCCCGAAGTGGCGGCCCTGCTGCGAGACCTGCGGGTCTCGGCGCCTGGGCCGGGGAAGCATTCGGTACTGCGGCCGCTCTCGCACCGGATCAACTTCCTGTTCGACTTGACCGAGCGCAGGCTGGCGGCGGCCCGCGCGAACGGAGTGGTTGCTCCGACAGGACTCGGCCGGGCCCGGGCGGCGGCCCTCGGACTCGCGGCCACCGGGACCGCGGGGCTCGTGCACGGTGATCTCCATCCGGCCAACGTGCTGTCCGGACCGGGCGCCCGCATGGTGGCGATCGACCCGAGGCCGGCGTGGGGCGACCCGGACTTCGACGCTGTGGACTGGGTGCTTGAGGGGGCTTCAGGCCCAGCCGTGCTGGAGCAGAGGATCGAGGAGCTGGCGGCGCTGGTGCCTGGGCTGTCCCCTCGCCGTGTGCTGGACTGGTGCCGGGCCCTGGCCGCCCTCAACGCGGTTCCAGGACTGTGCGCGGGGCGGGACGACGCACAGACACGGTTCCTCATGACCCTGGCCGGCGGCTGA
- a CDS encoding DUF6332 family protein codes for MSRRTQAERDAMTVEIGYAFFSGALVAAATFAGVFLPAMLLDLPNGAEGVLLRVGAVLGALAFAVRVAHVLWRFPRTAEERRLPSVQPSRPGRTGPGS; via the coding sequence ATGTCACGACGCACGCAGGCTGAGCGGGACGCGATGACCGTCGAGATCGGCTACGCCTTCTTCAGCGGAGCCCTCGTGGCCGCGGCGACGTTCGCCGGGGTCTTTCTCCCTGCCATGCTCCTCGATCTGCCGAACGGGGCCGAAGGAGTCCTGCTCCGCGTCGGGGCCGTACTCGGAGCACTGGCCTTCGCCGTCCGGGTCGCCCATGTGCTGTGGCGGTTTCCCCGCACGGCAGAAGAGCGACGCCTGCCGTCCGTCCAGCCGAGCCGGCCGGGGCGGACCGGCCCCGGCTCGTAA
- a CDS encoding MBL fold metallo-hydrolase produces MDSIEVLPRLHMFRFPIGQAYLWRDGADLTLVDAGDVNAAAAVEGGIRALGLDPAGIRRIVLTHGHRDHYGAAQELADRHGADIMVHRLDAPVVRGEERMPDPVLHDWERPLYDHALTVPEAPPTRVDRELADGDELPFGGGARVVHTPGHTPGSIGVHLPRHDVLFTGDAAAGVGGVTPGVFNTDHAQAEESFHRLTALRPAVLCFGHGDPRRRRRHSSPGLSTA; encoded by the coding sequence ATGGACAGCATCGAGGTACTCCCGCGGTTGCACATGTTCCGTTTCCCGATCGGCCAGGCCTACCTGTGGCGTGACGGCGCGGACCTGACCCTGGTCGACGCGGGGGATGTGAACGCGGCGGCAGCCGTCGAGGGCGGCATACGCGCTCTGGGGCTGGACCCGGCCGGGATCCGGCGGATCGTCCTCACCCACGGCCACCGCGACCACTACGGCGCCGCGCAGGAGCTCGCGGACAGGCACGGCGCCGACATCATGGTCCACCGCCTGGACGCACCCGTCGTCCGGGGCGAGGAACGCATGCCCGACCCCGTCCTGCACGACTGGGAACGGCCCCTGTACGACCACGCGCTGACGGTTCCCGAGGCGCCGCCCACCCGGGTCGACCGCGAACTGGCGGACGGCGACGAGCTTCCGTTCGGGGGCGGCGCCCGGGTGGTGCACACTCCGGGGCACACCCCGGGCTCCATCGGCGTTCATCTGCCACGCCACGACGTGCTGTTCACCGGGGACGCCGCCGCCGGGGTCGGCGGGGTGACGCCGGGGGTGTTCAACACCGACCACGCGCAGGCCGAGGAGTCCTTCCACCGCCTGACCGCACTGCGCCCCGCGGTGCTCTGCTTCGGCCACGGCGATCCACGCCGACGGAGACGCCACTCCTCCCCCGGGCTGAGCACGGCGTGA
- a CDS encoding nitroreductase family deazaflavin-dependent oxidoreductase: MSQQPYYLQAGALAQRLNGVIGWLARHGVSLLGSAEMSVRGRRSGRMQRVPVNPHHHGGAQYLVSARGHSQWVRNMRVAGGGELKVGRKVHAFTATEIADDEQKARILRAYLKRWGWEVNQYFQGVTVKSTDAELLAACPDHPVFRITAGS; encoded by the coding sequence ATGTCGCAGCAGCCCTACTACCTCCAGGCCGGCGCCCTCGCACAGCGTCTGAACGGCGTCATCGGCTGGCTCGCACGCCACGGCGTCAGCCTCCTCGGCTCCGCCGAGATGTCGGTGCGGGGCCGCAGAAGCGGCCGGATGCAGCGCGTCCCCGTGAACCCCCACCACCACGGCGGCGCGCAGTACCTGGTCTCCGCCCGCGGCCACTCCCAGTGGGTGCGCAACATGCGCGTGGCCGGAGGCGGAGAGCTCAAGGTGGGCCGGAAGGTCCACGCCTTCACCGCCACGGAGATCGCGGACGACGAGCAGAAGGCGCGGATCCTGCGCGCCTATCTGAAGCGCTGGGGCTGGGAGGTCAACCAGTACTTCCAGGGCGTCACGGTGAAGTCGACCGACGCCGAGCTCCTGGCCGCCTGCCCCGACCACCCGGTCTTCCGGATCACGGCCGGGAGCTGA